In Parus major isolate Abel chromosome 1, Parus_major1.1, whole genome shotgun sequence, the following proteins share a genomic window:
- the LOC107210777 gene encoding inhibitor of apoptosis protein isoform X1 has protein sequence MNIVEDSPFLASIMRQSALCDELKYDLSCELYRMSTFSTFPMNTPVSERSLARAGFYYTGVQDKVKCFSCGLTLDNWQPGDNAMEKHKQMYPSCSFVQRMLSVSNLGLSSRSAFSPSLASSLSPSLPSVALSPSLEQVGYFSGSFSSFPQDPVTTRAVEDLPFLSPKLHNPSMRTEDARLRTFHSWPLTFLSPTDLAKAGLYYLGTADKVACFTCGGQLCNWEPKDNAMSEHRRHYPNCPFVENLIRDQQSFNVSNVTMQTHEARVKTFVNWPTRIPVQPEQLADAGFYYVGRNDDVKCFCCDGGLRCWESGDDPWVEHAKWFPRCEYLLRVKGREFVSQIQARFPHLLEQLLSTSDPPVDENLDPPIIRFEPGESHSEDAIMMNTPVVKAALEMGFSRRLIKQTVQSKILASGENYKTVNDLVSDLLMAEDEKIEEEKEKQLEEVASDDLYLIQKNRMALFQRLTCVLPILGSLLSAKVITELEHDVIKQKTQIPLQARELIDTILVKGNEAASIFRNCLRDCDPVLYKDLFVEKTIKYVPTEDVSGLPMEEQLRRLQEERTCKVCMDKEVSIVFIPCGHLVVCKECAPSLRKCPICRGTIKGTVRTFLS, from the exons ATGAACATAGTGGAAGATAGTCCTTTCTTGGCCAGCATCATGAGGCAGAGTGCTCTGTGTGATGAACTGAAGTATGACCTATCCTGTGAACTCTACAGAATGTCAACGTTCTCTACTTTCCCCATGAACACGCCGGTGTCAGAGCGGAGCCTTGCCCGGGCTGGGTTTTATTACACGGGTGTGCAAGATAAAGTCAAGTGCTTCAGTTGTGGCTTAACGTTGGATAACTGGCAGCCAGGGGATAATGCTATGGAAAAACATAAGCAGATGTATCCTAGCTGCAGTTTTGTTCAAAGAATGCTTTCAGTTAGTAACCTTGGATTGTCGTCTCGGTCTGCCTTTTCACCCTCACTTGCAAGCAGTCTCTCACCATCTCTACCTTCCGTAGCACTTTCTCCAAGTTTGGAACAGGTTGGATATTTCAGTGGCTCGTTTTCAAGTTTTCCTCAAGACCCAGTAACTACCAGGGCAGTTGAAGACCTTCCATTCTTGAGCCCCAAGCTTCACAATCCTTCTATGAGGACAGAAGATGCTAGGCTACGCACCTTTCACTCATGGCCACTGACGTTTCTCTCACCCACTGATCTGGCAAAGGCTGGACTTTATTACTTGGGGACAGCGGACAAAGTTGCTTGTTTTACCTGTGGTGGTCAGCTGTGTAATTGGGAACCAAAAGATAATGCTATGTCAGAGCATCGGAGACACTACCCCAACTGCCCTTTTGTGGAAAACCTTATCCGAGACCAGCAGAGTTTCAATGTTTCAAATGTGACCATGCAAACCCATGAAGCACGTGTTAAAACATTCGTAAACTGGCCAACCAGAATTCCTGTTCAGCCTGAACAGCTTGCAGATGCTGGCTTTTACTATGTAG gtcgCAATGATGatgtgaaatgtttttgctgTGATGGTGGGTTAAGGTGCTGGGAGTCTGGAGATGATCCATGGGTTGAGCATGCAAAGTGGTTTCCAAG GTGTGAGTATCTGCTTCGTGTAAAAGGAAGAGAGTTTGTAAGTCAAATTCAGGCCAGATTCCCCCATCTCCTTGAACAG CTCTTGTCAACCTCTGATCCACCTGTAGATGAAAACCTTGATCCTCCAA TTATTCGTTTTGAACCTGGAGAGAGTCATTCAGAAGATGCAATCATGATGAATACACCTGTGGTTAAAGCTGCCTTGGAGATGGGATTCAGTAGAAGGCTAATAAAGCAAACAGTGCAAAGTAAAATCTTGGCCAGTGGAGAAAACTACAAGACTGTTAATGATCTTGTGTCTGATCTGCTTATGGCTGAAGATGAGAAGattgaggaagagaaagaaaagcagttggAAGAAGTGGCATCAG ATGATTTGTACTTGATCCAGAAGAATCGAATGGCTTTATTCCAACGTTTAACATGTGTACTCCCAATCCTTGGGAGTTTACTATCAGCTAAAGTGATAACAGAACTTGAGCATGATGTTATTAAGCAGAAGACTCAGATACCATTGCAGGCAAGGGAACTGATAGATACAATTTTAgtgaaaggaaatgaagcagCCAGCATCTTCAGGAACTGTCTACGAGATTGTGACCCTGTCCTCTACAAAGATTTATTTG TGGAGAAGACCATCAAGTATGTCCCCACAGAGGATGTTTCAG gtttaCCTATGGAAGAACAATTAAGAAGATTGCAGGAGGAAAGAACATGTAAAGTTTGCATGGACAAAGAAGTTTCTATTGTTTTTATTCCATGTGGTCACTTAGTGGTGTGCAAAGAATGTGCCCCATCTCTTAGGAAATGCCCTATTTGCAGGGGGACAATAAAGGGTACAGTCCGGACATTTCTTTCATAA
- the LOC107210777 gene encoding inhibitor of apoptosis protein isoform X2 yields the protein MNIVEDSPFLASIMRQSALCDELKYDLSCELYRMSTFSTFPMNTPVSERSLARAGFYYTGVQDKVKCFSCGLTLDNWQPGDNAMEKHKQMYPSCSFVQRMLSVSNLGLSSRSAFSPSLASSLSPSLPSVALSPSLEQVGYFSGSFSSFPQDPVTTRAVEDLPFLSPKLHNPSMRTEDARLRTFHSWPLTFLSPTDLAKAGLYYLGTADKVACFTCGGQLCNWEPKDNAMSEHRRHYPNCPFVENLIRDQQSFNVSNVTMQTHEARVKTFVNWPTRIPVQPEQLADAGFYYVGRNDDVKCFCCDGGLRCWESGDDPWVEHAKWFPRCEYLLRVKGREFVSQIQARFPHLLEQLLSTSDPPVDENLDPPNDLYLIQKNRMALFQRLTCVLPILGSLLSAKVITELEHDVIKQKTQIPLQARELIDTILVKGNEAASIFRNCLRDCDPVLYKDLFVEKTIKYVPTEDVSGLPMEEQLRRLQEERTCKVCMDKEVSIVFIPCGHLVVCKECAPSLRKCPICRGTIKGTVRTFLS from the exons ATGAACATAGTGGAAGATAGTCCTTTCTTGGCCAGCATCATGAGGCAGAGTGCTCTGTGTGATGAACTGAAGTATGACCTATCCTGTGAACTCTACAGAATGTCAACGTTCTCTACTTTCCCCATGAACACGCCGGTGTCAGAGCGGAGCCTTGCCCGGGCTGGGTTTTATTACACGGGTGTGCAAGATAAAGTCAAGTGCTTCAGTTGTGGCTTAACGTTGGATAACTGGCAGCCAGGGGATAATGCTATGGAAAAACATAAGCAGATGTATCCTAGCTGCAGTTTTGTTCAAAGAATGCTTTCAGTTAGTAACCTTGGATTGTCGTCTCGGTCTGCCTTTTCACCCTCACTTGCAAGCAGTCTCTCACCATCTCTACCTTCCGTAGCACTTTCTCCAAGTTTGGAACAGGTTGGATATTTCAGTGGCTCGTTTTCAAGTTTTCCTCAAGACCCAGTAACTACCAGGGCAGTTGAAGACCTTCCATTCTTGAGCCCCAAGCTTCACAATCCTTCTATGAGGACAGAAGATGCTAGGCTACGCACCTTTCACTCATGGCCACTGACGTTTCTCTCACCCACTGATCTGGCAAAGGCTGGACTTTATTACTTGGGGACAGCGGACAAAGTTGCTTGTTTTACCTGTGGTGGTCAGCTGTGTAATTGGGAACCAAAAGATAATGCTATGTCAGAGCATCGGAGACACTACCCCAACTGCCCTTTTGTGGAAAACCTTATCCGAGACCAGCAGAGTTTCAATGTTTCAAATGTGACCATGCAAACCCATGAAGCACGTGTTAAAACATTCGTAAACTGGCCAACCAGAATTCCTGTTCAGCCTGAACAGCTTGCAGATGCTGGCTTTTACTATGTAG gtcgCAATGATGatgtgaaatgtttttgctgTGATGGTGGGTTAAGGTGCTGGGAGTCTGGAGATGATCCATGGGTTGAGCATGCAAAGTGGTTTCCAAG GTGTGAGTATCTGCTTCGTGTAAAAGGAAGAGAGTTTGTAAGTCAAATTCAGGCCAGATTCCCCCATCTCCTTGAACAG CTCTTGTCAACCTCTGATCCACCTGTAGATGAAAACCTTGATCCTCCAA ATGATTTGTACTTGATCCAGAAGAATCGAATGGCTTTATTCCAACGTTTAACATGTGTACTCCCAATCCTTGGGAGTTTACTATCAGCTAAAGTGATAACAGAACTTGAGCATGATGTTATTAAGCAGAAGACTCAGATACCATTGCAGGCAAGGGAACTGATAGATACAATTTTAgtgaaaggaaatgaagcagCCAGCATCTTCAGGAACTGTCTACGAGATTGTGACCCTGTCCTCTACAAAGATTTATTTG TGGAGAAGACCATCAAGTATGTCCCCACAGAGGATGTTTCAG gtttaCCTATGGAAGAACAATTAAGAAGATTGCAGGAGGAAAGAACATGTAAAGTTTGCATGGACAAAGAAGTTTCTATTGTTTTTATTCCATGTGGTCACTTAGTGGTGTGCAAAGAATGTGCCCCATCTCTTAGGAAATGCCCTATTTGCAGGGGGACAATAAAGGGTACAGTCCGGACATTTCTTTCATAA